In the candidate division Zixibacteria bacterium HGW-Zixibacteria-1 genome, ATTATTCCCGATGTGGTGACCGATCAAACCTCGGCCCATGATGAATTAAACGGTTATATTCCGGAAGGTCTGACCATCACCGAGGCCGACCGTCTGCGCAAGAGCAATCCCCGCGAATATATTGACCGGGCCTATGAATCGATGGTGAAACACTGTGGAGCCATGGTCAAATTTCTGAGGGCCGGATCCATCGTTTTCGATTATGGCAACAATTTGAGGGGTCAGGCGGAAAAAGGCGGCCTGAAAGAGGCCTTCGAGTTTCCCGGTTTTGTCCCGGCCTATATTCGGCCGCTCTTTTGCGAGGGCAAAGGGCCGTTCCGGTGGGTCGCGCTGTCCGGCGATCCAGCCGACATTCATCTGACCGATGAGGTCATTCTGAAGGAATTCAAGAATAATCGTTCTCTATGCCGATGGATAAAGATGGCCCACGACAAGGTTCCGTTCCAGGGACTTCCGGCCAGAATCTGCTGGCTGGGTTATGGCGAGAGGGCCAAATTCGGCGAAATAATCAACGATCTGGTTAAAAAAGGCAAGATCAAGGCTCCGATTGTTATCGGCCGCGACCATCTCGACTGCGGCTCGGTGGCTTCGCCGTACCGCGAAACCGAAGCTATGAAAGACGGCTCCGACGCCATCGCCGACTGGCCGCTTTTGAACGGCCTTCTCAATGCCGTTTCCGGGGCGAGCTGGGTTTCAATTCATCACGGCGGCGGAGTCGGGATGGGCAACGCCATTCATGCCGGGCAGGTGATTGTCGCCGACGGTACCGATTTGATGAAGGAGCGGCTGAACCGGGTTTTGACCAATGATCCGGGGATCGGGGTGGCCCGGCATGTCGACGCCGGCTATAAAGAAGCGATCAGTTGTGCCCGGAAGCATGACATAAAAATTCCGATGCTGAAGAAATAATCTGCGGATGTGCGGTCGGCATTTTGGGTAATCAAATATGAATAATGATTCGGCCGGCGGGGCTAGTGGATTTATACACCCTCCGGCTTTATTATTTATATGCAAACCATCTTGTGTTCCATCAGGAAATATTATAATTCACTATGGTTGATTTTTTCGGATTATGTCATTAAATTGGACCTGTTATATTGCTGTGTTATTAAACATTAAAAGGAACACCTGAAACAGAGTGTAAGTGTCACAATTATGCCCCTTGCAAAAAAAGCCACTCTCCTGATTAAAAATATCAGCCAACTGATTACGATGGCCGGCCCGGTTCCAAGGCTGGGCGCTCAGATGAAAGATCTTGGTCTGATCGAATCCGCCGCGGTCGCCCTTGCCGGAGAAGAAGTCCTGGCGGTCGGCAAGTCCGAAGAAGTCGAAGGACATGTCGATCTGGCGGAAGGATGTCAGGTTATCGACGCCCGCCGGGGTGTTGTCACGCCCGGCCTGATTGACCCGCATACGCATCCGGTCTTTTCCCGAACCAGGGAAAATGAATTCGAGATGCGGATACAGGGAAAAACTTATATGGAAATAGCCGCCGCCGGTGGCGGAATCAGGGCCTCCGTCAGGGACCTGCGAAAGATCGACCGGGAAGAACTTATGCTCAAAACAAAAGAGCGTTTGAATTCTCTCCTGTCCTTCGGCGTGACCACGATCGAGGCCAAGTCGGGCTATGGTCTTTCGACCGAGTCCGAAATAAAATCGCTGGAAATAATTCGCGATCTCAACGAAACGCTTGCCATTGATTTGATTCCGACTTTCCTCGGAGCGCATGAGGTTCCCGATGAATACCGTGACAAGCGGCCGGCTTATATCAAACTGCTGACCGATGAAATGATACCGAGGGTCGTTAAAGGGAAACTGGCCGAATTTTGCGATATTTTCTGTGAAGAAGGGGTTTTCAGTATCGAGGAGTCGCGGACCATAATGACTGCGGCCAAAAAGCATGGTCTCAAACTCAAGTTTCATGCCGACGAACTGGCCTCGAGCGGCGGGGCCGAACTGGCCGCCGAGATGGGCGCGGTTTCGGCCGATCATATCGTTTATGCTTCCGATGCCGGTATCAAAGCCATGGCGGCCTCGGGCACGGCGGCGGTCTTGCTTCCGGGGACCTGTTTTTCACTCAATTCCGGGCATTATGCCCGGGCCCGGGATATGATCAATGCCGGCGTAACCGTGGCGCTTTCCACCGACTACAATCCCGGATCGAGTTTTACCGAGTCGCTTCCGCTGATGGTAACCCTGGCGGCACTGAATTACCGGATGA is a window encoding:
- a CDS encoding imidazolonepropionase gives rise to the protein MPLAKKATLLIKNISQLITMAGPVPRLGAQMKDLGLIESAAVALAGEEVLAVGKSEEVEGHVDLAEGCQVIDARRGVVTPGLIDPHTHPVFSRTRENEFEMRIQGKTYMEIAAAGGGIRASVRDLRKIDREELMLKTKERLNSLLSFGVTTIEAKSGYGLSTESEIKSLEIIRDLNETLAIDLIPTFLGAHEVPDEYRDKRPAYIKLLTDEMIPRVVKGKLAEFCDIFCEEGVFSIEESRTIMTAAKKHGLKLKFHADELASSGGAELAAEMGAVSADHIVYASDAGIKAMAASGTAAVLLPGTCFSLNSGHYARARDMINAGVTVALSTDYNPGSSFTESLPLMVTLAALNYRMTAAESISAITVNAACAINRGGKIGQLIAGLPGDLVVWKMCDYRELPYHYGVNLVKSVIKKGKVVI
- the hutU gene encoding urocanate hydratase; this translates as MKYKPVKAARGTKLTCKGWAQEAAFRMLNNNLDPDVAEKPKELIIYGGIGKAARNWDCYGAIIKSLKSLENDETLLVQSGKPVGIFRTHEYAPRVLIANSNLVPKWATWEKFRQLDKLGLIMFGQMTAGSWIYIGTQGILQGTYETFAALGEQHFGGDMAGRWILTGGMGGMSGAQPMAATMAGASILCIEVDEARINRRVKMGFCDIKVKTLDKALKLVKENNKSKTPISIGLVGNCAEMFPEIFRRGIIPDVVTDQTSAHDELNGYIPEGLTITEADRLRKSNPREYIDRAYESMVKHCGAMVKFLRAGSIVFDYGNNLRGQAEKGGLKEAFEFPGFVPAYIRPLFCEGKGPFRWVALSGDPADIHLTDEVILKEFKNNRSLCRWIKMAHDKVPFQGLPARICWLGYGERAKFGEIINDLVKKGKIKAPIVIGRDHLDCGSVASPYRETEAMKDGSDAIADWPLLNGLLNAVSGASWVSIHHGGGVGMGNAIHAGQVIVADGTDLMKERLNRVLTNDPGIGVARHVDAGYKEAISCARKHDIKIPMLKK